The following is a genomic window from Saccopteryx bilineata isolate mSacBil1 chromosome 4, mSacBil1_pri_phased_curated, whole genome shotgun sequence.
TGCTGTATGGGTGAGCACTGGACTTGAGTGTGTGCACTCCCCGGTATCCTCGGTTTCCTAAACCATAGGCCAGAAACACAGCTTCCCCTTCCCTGCTCCTCAGGCACCCCAAAGCCCAATGGATTCACAGTAAGGTACATGAACCTCGCATCTCCCTGTCTTTCCTCTATTCCTGGCTCTACCAGCTGAGGAAACAAAACACAGAAGCCCTGATTTTTGTGTGATTAGaccttctcttcaatttttttgtacACCAGCAGTCAAACAGAAAGGTGGCATTTAACCATCACTATGCTGACACTTCTACAGACCTACCTGCAGGACGCTAACAGCGTGCCTGCCCTACCCTTGCTCTGGGGTTTCCAGTGCAGAGTTGCACAAGCTCTCGGACTTACCTTGTTATCCTTGGCTTCGATTTGCTTAGCAGACTCCTGTATCCTTCTCTGTAGTTCCGAGATTGTTGACAAGGACTTGTCGCATCGCTCCTGCTGGTCCTTGATTTCCTGCTCAATGCTGAGACGCAGGAACTCTTTCTCATCTTTCGCAGACAGTCCCTTCTTGGCACGCGAAACCTCCTCACACACTTCTTCGTATTTTCTATTCAGGTTGGCCAGTTTTTCATTTAAGTTGCAAATCTGTGCCTCCAAATCACTTTTTGTTGCTCTATATTTAGACAATTCTACCACCTCTCTAGTCTCTAACTTTTTTAATGCCTGTTTACTACTCTGCACCTCCGACTGGAGTTTGGAGACTTCTTCGGCTTTGTGTTGGTTTTCCTCCTCCGTGGCTCTCAGGCTGGCTTTTATGAGCCCTAGTTCCTTCTCCAGCACCTCCTTTACCCGCAGGTGCTCTGCCAGGGGCACGGACGAGTTCTTCTGGTTCTCCAGCAACTGATGCAGCCTGGTCACCGCCTGTTGCTCCTTCTCAAAACACTTCTGCTTGTTCTTCAGCTCTTCCGTCAGACTCTCAATGGTGCTGTTGAGAGACTTCTTCAGCGCCTCTACCTGTTCCGATGGAACATACTGCTTTTGCAGAAGTGTCTGTGCTGTCAGGATGTTCGAAGTCTGCTTGGCATTTTCTTCAACGAGCTTCTCCTTCTCGTTCTTCACCTCTGCATATTTCTGCAACAGGTCTTTCAACTGTCTGTCCAGCTCTTCGGTCTTTCTGCTTAACGCCCTCTCTGTTCCATGAGACGTCTGGATGAGAACATCCTTGTCCTTTAAATCCTTCTGAAGAGTGCTCATCTCCTGCTTTAACTTGTCATTCTCTTGTCTGCACTTCTTGATCTCTTTGTCCCTGACGTTATACTTCTGGGTCTGCTCTGCCAACTGTTCTTTTAGCTCCTTCTCCATTGCCTTAAACTTTCTCTCACACTCTTCAAGGCTGACGATGGGTACGTACTTCAGTTTAATGCACTCCTGTATCGTGTCCAGTTCCTTTCTCTGGGCTTCGATCTCGGCGTGCAGAGTCACGATCTCCTCCTGGGCAGTCCGGTAGCTGGCCAGCACTTGGGCGCTGCTGTCCTGCGCTTGACGCAGGCTCCTGCTGACGGCGCCCACCTGCTCCTCGTGCTCACGCAGGCTGATATACTCCGCTCGCATCTGGCTCTGCACACTCTCCAGCTTTCTTCCTAGTGCAtcattctcctctttcattttcacaCATTCTTGACTTACATGTTCAAATTTTTTCTTCACATCTGATAATTCCCTGTTGGCTTTATCTAAGGTGCTACTCAGTGCAGCTTTTATCTCCTCGTGGGTTTTGACGGGCACGTACTGATTACTCATTATCTTCTTCAAGTCACTGTTTTCAGACGTGAGTGCCCGCACCATCTCTTGGTCTTTGCCGCATTTCTTATGAAGTTCAGACAGCTGTTTCTTAAGCTCAACGATACTGGATTTCAGCGCCATTATCTCTTTGTCATGCTTCTCAGGAGGTATGAACACAGCTTCCAGGCGACTAACGTTTTTACTTAAACTGTCATTTTCCATCAGCAATTTCTCTATTTCCAActtcttttctgtgtatttttgcGTTACATCTGAAAGCTTTCTATTCAAGTCATCAACAACTGCTTCGTGTGACTTTTTCATTTCTTCGCCTACTTTTAAAGGcacataatttttcatttcagctGTTAAATCCTGCACTTGCTGGTTGAGGAGCTTGTTGTCCAGATGCGCCTTTTCGACATCCTTCTGTAAGGCCTGGTTCCTCAACGTTAACTCACCGACCCTCCTCTCGAGCTCGGAGGACTTCTGCTCCAGCCGGACCCGGAGTTGCTCGTGCTCCTCTGGCCTGACGTGCTGAGAGAGCTTGGCTTTCACCATCTCCAGTTCCCTCCTTAACTGTCTGCTTTCACTGAGCGACTTCTCATTTTCCCTTTCCATATCAACTAATTTATTCGCCTTCTCATTGACTTCATTAGATAATAAGCTCTTCATGTTCTCAAACTTCTCCGCTGGGACGGAGCGGGCCAGCCTGGCGCGCAGCTCTTCTAGCTGGCCAGCCGCGTCGGTGAGCTCCTGCCCCACGCGCTCCTGCCCCGCCTCACTTGCTCGGAGCTCGCACTGCAGTCGCTGCTGCTCCTCCGCCAGCCTGCCCGCATCCCTCCGCAGCTCCTCCGCCAGCGCCTCCTGCTGGCTGAGCTGGCTCCTCAGCGTCCCCACTTCCGCCAATGCGACCTCATACTTCGCCTTCACATCCCTCAGCTGCTCCTTCAGCTCCACAGTCAGCCGCTGGTGCCCCGTGGTGGCCTCGCTGGTGAGATGCTCCTTCAGGGCGAGAAAGTGCGTCTGCATTTGCTTCACCTTCCCCTCCGACTCGTACAtccttttctgcacatccttTAGCGCGTCCTCTAGCTGCCTGATCTGCTCGTCCGAGTCCTCCTTGACCCTCTCGCACTCCAAGGCCAGCGCCTTGCACTCTGCCACCTTGTGGGCCAGCTCGTTCTGGAGCTTCAGTCGGTCTTGTTTTGCTGACTCGCAGAAAGTTCTCATGGCTTCCAACTCTTTCTTTAATATGTCATTATCAGAATATGAGGTTTGACTGGGTAAGGACAGCTCTAATGGTCTCAGCATAGATCTGCTTTGCAAATGAGCTGGCAAACCTGTGGAAGTACactgaaaagaaaggagaaaaagatatcAACCATGAAATCGTAAAGAAGACTCTTACCTGCCAAACATAAAATACCCACATGACCAGTAGTAGTCAAAGGGTTTTTGGATTAGTGTTTTGGAAGAATCTCATACTGATCTGTGTGGTAAGAAGAACAGCTGTGGGGATGAGG
Proteins encoded in this region:
- the UACA gene encoding uveal autoantigen with coiled-coil domains and ankyrin repeats isoform X5 codes for the protein MKAAERGDVEKVSSILAKKGVNPGKLDVEGRSVYFLLSSFHVVASKGNLECLNAILVQGVDVTASDTAGRNALHLAAKYGHALCLQKLLQYNCPTEHADLQGRTALHDAAMADCPSSIQLLCDHGASVNAKDMDGRTPLVLATQMCRPAICQLLIDRGADVNSRDKQNRTALMLGCEYGCKDAVEVLIKNGADGSLLDALGHDCSYYARIGDNLDILTLLKTASESTNKGREFWKKGPSLQQRALPHMLEEVNMKPNQRKHQSIQDLEIENGDLKERLRKIQQEQRILLDKVNGLQLQLNEEVMVADDLESEKEKLKSLLAAKEKQHEESLRTIEALKNRYKYFESDHVGSGSHFSSRKEDVLLKQGQMYLTDSQCTSTGLPAHLQSRSMLRPLELSLPSQTSYSDNDILKKELEAMRTFCESAKQDRLKLQNELAHKVAECKALALECERVKEDSDEQIRQLEDALKDVQKRMYESEGKVKQMQTHFLALKEHLTSEATTGHQRLTVELKEQLRDVKAKYEVALAEVGTLRSQLSQQEALAEELRRDAGRLAEEQQRLQCELRASEAGQERVGQELTDAAGQLEELRARLARSVPAEKFENMKSLLSNEVNEKANKLVDMERENEKSLSESRQLRRELEMVKAKLSQHVRPEEHEQLRVRLEQKSSELERRVGELTLRNQALQKDVEKAHLDNKLLNQQVQDLTAEMKNYVPLKVGEEMKKSHEAVVDDLNRKLSDVTQKYTEKKLEIEKLLMENDSLSKNVSRLEAVFIPPEKHDKEIMALKSSIVELKKQLSELHKKCGKDQEMVRALTSENSDLKKIMSNQYVPVKTHEEIKAALSSTLDKANRELSDVKKKFEHVSQECVKMKEENDALGRKLESVQSQMRAEYISLREHEEQVGAVSRSLRQAQDSSAQVLASYRTAQEEIVTLHAEIEAQRKELDTIQECIKLKYVPIVSLEECERKFKAMEKELKEQLAEQTQKYNVRDKEIKKCRQENDKLKQEMSTLQKDLKDKDVLIQTSHGTERALSRKTEELDRQLKDLLQKYAEVKNEKEKLVEENAKQTSNILTAQTLLQKQYVPSEQVEALKKSLNSTIESLTEELKNKQKCFEKEQQAVTRLHQLLENQKNSSVPLAEHLRVKEVLEKELGLIKASLRATEEENQHKAEEVSKLQSEVQSSKQALKKLETREVVELSKYRATKSDLEAQICNLNEKLANLNRKYEEVCEEVSRAKKGLSAKDEKEFLRLSIEQEIKDQQERCDKSLSTISELQRRIQESAKQIEAKDNKITELLNDVERLKQALNGLSQLTYTSGSPSKRQSQLMDALQQQVRALQQQLADADRQHQEVIAIYRTHLLSAAQGHMDEDVQAALLQIIQMRQGLVC
- the UACA gene encoding uveal autoantigen with coiled-coil domains and ankyrin repeats isoform X2; the encoded protein is MMNCWFSCAPKNKHAADWNKYDDRLMKAAERGDVEKVSSILAKKGVNPGKLDVEGRSVFHVVASKGNLECLNAILVQGVDVTASDTAGRNALHLAAKYGHALCLQKLLQYNCPTEHADLQGRTALHDAAMADCPSSIQLLCDHGASVNAKDMDGRTPLVLATQMCRPAICQLLIDRGADVNSRDKQNRTALMLGCEYGCKDAVEVLIKNGADGSLLDALGHDCSYYARIGDNLDILTLLKTASESTNKGREFWKKGPSLQQRALPHMLEEVNMKPNQRKHQSIQDLEIENGDLKERLRKIQQEQRILLDKVNGLQLQLNEEVMVADDLESEKEKLKSLLAAKEKQHEESLRTIEALKNRYKYFESDHVGSGSHFSSRKEDVLLKQGQMYLTDSQCTSTGLPAHLQSRSMLRPLELSLPSQTSYSDNDILKKELEAMRTFCESAKQDRLKLQNELAHKVAECKALALECERVKEDSDEQIRQLEDALKDVQKRMYESEGKVKQMQTHFLALKEHLTSEATTGHQRLTVELKEQLRDVKAKYEVALAEVGTLRSQLSQQEALAEELRRDAGRLAEEQQRLQCELRASEAGQERVGQELTDAAGQLEELRARLARSVPAEKFENMKSLLSNEVNEKANKLVDMERENEKSLSESRQLRRELEMVKAKLSQHVRPEEHEQLRVRLEQKSSELERRVGELTLRNQALQKDVEKAHLDNKLLNQQVQDLTAEMKNYVPLKVGEEMKKSHEAVVDDLNRKLSDVTQKYTEKKLEIEKLLMENDSLSKNVSRLEAVFIPPEKHDKEIMALKSSIVELKKQLSELHKKCGKDQEMVRALTSENSDLKKIMSNQYVPVKTHEEIKAALSSTLDKANRELSDVKKKFEHVSQECVKMKEENDALGRKLESVQSQMRAEYISLREHEEQVGAVSRSLRQAQDSSAQVLASYRTAQEEIVTLHAEIEAQRKELDTIQECIKLKYVPIVSLEECERKFKAMEKELKEQLAEQTQKYNVRDKEIKKCRQENDKLKQEMSTLQKDLKDKDVLIQTSHGTERALSRKTEELDRQLKDLLQKYAEVKNEKEKLVEENAKQTSNILTAQTLLQKQYVPSEQVEALKKSLNSTIESLTEELKNKQKCFEKEQQAVTRLHQLLENQKNSSVPLAEHLRVKEVLEKELGLIKASLRATEEENQHKAEEVSKLQSEVQSSKQALKKLETREVVELSKYRATKSDLEAQICNLNEKLANLNRKYEEVCEEVSRAKKGLSAKDEKEFLRLSIEQEIKDQQERCDKSLSTISELQRRIQESAKQIEAKDNKITELLNDVERLKQALNGLSQLTYTSGSPSKRQSQLMDALQQQVRALQQQLADADRQHQEVIAIYRTHLLSAAQGHMDEDVQAALLQIIQMRQGLVC
- the UACA gene encoding uveal autoantigen with coiled-coil domains and ankyrin repeats isoform X1 encodes the protein MKSLKSRLRRQDTPGPLSPGAATSAHAADWNKYDDRLMKAAERGDVEKVSSILAKKGVNPGKLDVEGRSVYFLLSSFHVVASKGNLECLNAILVQGVDVTASDTAGRNALHLAAKYGHALCLQKLLQYNCPTEHADLQGRTALHDAAMADCPSSIQLLCDHGASVNAKDMDGRTPLVLATQMCRPAICQLLIDRGADVNSRDKQNRTALMLGCEYGCKDAVEVLIKNGADGSLLDALGHDCSYYARIGDNLDILTLLKTASESTNKGREFWKKGPSLQQRALPHMLEEVNMKPNQRKHQSIQDLEIENGDLKERLRKIQQEQRILLDKVNGLQLQLNEEVMVADDLESEKEKLKSLLAAKEKQHEESLRTIEALKNRYKYFESDHVGSGSHFSSRKEDVLLKQGQMYLTDSQCTSTGLPAHLQSRSMLRPLELSLPSQTSYSDNDILKKELEAMRTFCESAKQDRLKLQNELAHKVAECKALALECERVKEDSDEQIRQLEDALKDVQKRMYESEGKVKQMQTHFLALKEHLTSEATTGHQRLTVELKEQLRDVKAKYEVALAEVGTLRSQLSQQEALAEELRRDAGRLAEEQQRLQCELRASEAGQERVGQELTDAAGQLEELRARLARSVPAEKFENMKSLLSNEVNEKANKLVDMERENEKSLSESRQLRRELEMVKAKLSQHVRPEEHEQLRVRLEQKSSELERRVGELTLRNQALQKDVEKAHLDNKLLNQQVQDLTAEMKNYVPLKVGEEMKKSHEAVVDDLNRKLSDVTQKYTEKKLEIEKLLMENDSLSKNVSRLEAVFIPPEKHDKEIMALKSSIVELKKQLSELHKKCGKDQEMVRALTSENSDLKKIMSNQYVPVKTHEEIKAALSSTLDKANRELSDVKKKFEHVSQECVKMKEENDALGRKLESVQSQMRAEYISLREHEEQVGAVSRSLRQAQDSSAQVLASYRTAQEEIVTLHAEIEAQRKELDTIQECIKLKYVPIVSLEECERKFKAMEKELKEQLAEQTQKYNVRDKEIKKCRQENDKLKQEMSTLQKDLKDKDVLIQTSHGTERALSRKTEELDRQLKDLLQKYAEVKNEKEKLVEENAKQTSNILTAQTLLQKQYVPSEQVEALKKSLNSTIESLTEELKNKQKCFEKEQQAVTRLHQLLENQKNSSVPLAEHLRVKEVLEKELGLIKASLRATEEENQHKAEEVSKLQSEVQSSKQALKKLETREVVELSKYRATKSDLEAQICNLNEKLANLNRKYEEVCEEVSRAKKGLSAKDEKEFLRLSIEQEIKDQQERCDKSLSTISELQRRIQESAKQIEAKDNKITELLNDVERLKQALNGLSQLTYTSGSPSKRQSQLMDALQQQVRALQQQLADADRQHQEVIAIYRTHLLSAAQGHMDEDVQAALLQIIQMRQGLVC
- the UACA gene encoding uveal autoantigen with coiled-coil domains and ankyrin repeats isoform X4 — its product is MKSLKSRLRRQDTPGPLSPGAATSAHAADWNKYDDRLMKAAERGDVEKVSSILAKKGVNPGKLDVEGRSVYFLLSSFHVVASKGNLECLNAILVQGVDVTASDTAGRNALHLAAKYGHALCLQKLLQYNCPTEHADLQGRTALHDAAMADCPSSIQLLCDHGASVNAKDMDGRTPLVLATQMCRPAICQLLIDRGADVNSRDKQNRTALMLGCEYGCKDAVEVLIKNGADGSLLDALGHDCSYYARIGDNLDILTLLKTASESTNKGREFWKKGPSLQQRALPHMLEEVNMKPNQRKHQSIQDLEIENGDLKERLRKIQQEQRILLDKVNGLQLQLNEEVMVADDLESEKEKLKSLLAAKEKQHEESLRTIEALKNRYKYFESDHVGSGSHFSSRKEDVLLKQGQMYLTDSQCTSTGLPAHLQSRSMLRPLELSLPSQTSYSDNDILKKELEAMRTFCESAKQDRLKLQNELAHKVAECKALALECERVKEDSDEQIRQLEDALKDVQKRMYESEGKVKQMQTHFLALKEHLTSEATTGHQRLTVELKEQLRDVKAKYEVALAEVGTLRSQLSQQEALAEELRRDAGRLAEEQQRLQCELRASEAGQERVGQELTDAAGQLEELRARLARSVPAEKFENMKSLLSNEVNEKANKLVDMERENEKSLSESRQLRRELEMVKAKLSQHVRPEEHEQLRVRLEQKSSELERRVGELTLRNQALQKDVEKAHLDNKLLNQQVQDLTAEMKNYVPLKVGEEMKKSHEAVVDDLNRKLSDVTQKYTEKKLEIEKLLMENDSLSKNVSRLEAVFIPPEKHDKEIMALKSSIVELKKQLSELHKKCGKDQEMVRALTSENSDLKKIMSNQYVPVKTHEEIKAALSSTLDKANRELSDVKKKFEHVSQECVKMKEENDALGRKLESVQSQMRAEYISLREHEEQVGAVSRSLRQAQDSSAQVLASYRTAQEEIVTLHAEIEAQRKELDTIQECIKLKYVPIVSLEECERKFKAMEKELKEQLAEQTQKYNVRDKEIKKCRQENDKLKQEMSTLQKDLKDKDVLIQTSHGTERALSRKTEELDRQLKDLLQKYAEVKNEKEKLVEENAKQTSNILTAQTLLQKQYVPSEQVEALKKSLNSTIESLTEELKNKQKCFEKEQQAVTRLHQLLENQKNSSVPLAEHLRVKEVLEKELGLIKASLRATEEENQHKAEEVSKLQSEVQSSKQALKKLETREVVELSKYRATKSDLEAQICNLNEKLANLNRKYEEVCEEVSRAKKGLSAKDEKEFLRLSIEQEIKDQQERCDKSLSTISELQRRIQESAKQIEAKDNKITELLNDVERLKQALNGLSQLTYTSGSPSKRQSQLMDALQQQVRALQQQLADADRQHQEVIAIYRTHLLSAAQAWLSWFEQVGPGH
- the UACA gene encoding uveal autoantigen with coiled-coil domains and ankyrin repeats isoform X3, with protein sequence MKSLKSRLRRQDTPGPLSPGAATSAHAADWNKYDDRLMKAAERGDVEKVSSILAKKGVNPGKLDVEGRSVFHVVASKGNLECLNAILVQGVDVTASDTAGRNALHLAAKYGHALCLQKLLQYNCPTEHADLQGRTALHDAAMADCPSSIQLLCDHGASVNAKDMDGRTPLVLATQMCRPAICQLLIDRGADVNSRDKQNRTALMLGCEYGCKDAVEVLIKNGADGSLLDALGHDCSYYARIGDNLDILTLLKTASESTNKGREFWKKGPSLQQRALPHMLEEVNMKPNQRKHQSIQDLEIENGDLKERLRKIQQEQRILLDKVNGLQLQLNEEVMVADDLESEKEKLKSLLAAKEKQHEESLRTIEALKNRYKYFESDHVGSGSHFSSRKEDVLLKQGQMYLTDSQCTSTGLPAHLQSRSMLRPLELSLPSQTSYSDNDILKKELEAMRTFCESAKQDRLKLQNELAHKVAECKALALECERVKEDSDEQIRQLEDALKDVQKRMYESEGKVKQMQTHFLALKEHLTSEATTGHQRLTVELKEQLRDVKAKYEVALAEVGTLRSQLSQQEALAEELRRDAGRLAEEQQRLQCELRASEAGQERVGQELTDAAGQLEELRARLARSVPAEKFENMKSLLSNEVNEKANKLVDMERENEKSLSESRQLRRELEMVKAKLSQHVRPEEHEQLRVRLEQKSSELERRVGELTLRNQALQKDVEKAHLDNKLLNQQVQDLTAEMKNYVPLKVGEEMKKSHEAVVDDLNRKLSDVTQKYTEKKLEIEKLLMENDSLSKNVSRLEAVFIPPEKHDKEIMALKSSIVELKKQLSELHKKCGKDQEMVRALTSENSDLKKIMSNQYVPVKTHEEIKAALSSTLDKANRELSDVKKKFEHVSQECVKMKEENDALGRKLESVQSQMRAEYISLREHEEQVGAVSRSLRQAQDSSAQVLASYRTAQEEIVTLHAEIEAQRKELDTIQECIKLKYVPIVSLEECERKFKAMEKELKEQLAEQTQKYNVRDKEIKKCRQENDKLKQEMSTLQKDLKDKDVLIQTSHGTERALSRKTEELDRQLKDLLQKYAEVKNEKEKLVEENAKQTSNILTAQTLLQKQYVPSEQVEALKKSLNSTIESLTEELKNKQKCFEKEQQAVTRLHQLLENQKNSSVPLAEHLRVKEVLEKELGLIKASLRATEEENQHKAEEVSKLQSEVQSSKQALKKLETREVVELSKYRATKSDLEAQICNLNEKLANLNRKYEEVCEEVSRAKKGLSAKDEKEFLRLSIEQEIKDQQERCDKSLSTISELQRRIQESAKQIEAKDNKITELLNDVERLKQALNGLSQLTYTSGSPSKRQSQLMDALQQQVRALQQQLADADRQHQEVIAIYRTHLLSAAQGHMDEDVQAALLQIIQMRQGLVC